The proteins below are encoded in one region of Helianthus annuus cultivar XRQ/B chromosome 2, HanXRQr2.0-SUNRISE, whole genome shotgun sequence:
- the LOC110905988 gene encoding uncharacterized protein LOC110905988, whose product MAESSSSFRGPCFCRHMNKADEFIMCIPDAAVCKLWGVYKCPTNVDIHTEDGRVFNVGLSAAKGKIFFFHGWSKVVEHLRLTIGCLVLFNPIDSTTFKLTYFLDGVSNSTFWTYLLPTSSQFYVIPECILPKHYDYSSNDVISTVVTENNTFDVLIETSDGKVGFSVGIDVIVSQLQLKDGCFLFFTKSFGNFFHLKVCGKNGLEMNFPDLEVDEVSYIFVRH is encoded by the exons ATGGCTGAAAGTTCATCAAG TTTCAGGGGACCCTGCTTCTGTAGGCACATGAATAAAGCAGACGAGTTTATTATG tGCATTCCAGATGCCGCTGTGTGTAAACTATGGGGTGTATATAAATGTCCTACGAATGTTGATATACACACAGAAGATGGCCGAGTATTTAATGTTGGATTAAGCGCTGCTAAAGGAAAAATATTCTTTTTTCATGGTTGGTCCAAAGTTGTAGAACATTTACGACTAACCATAGGTTGTTTGGTATTATTTAATCCTATAGATTCTACTACCTTTAAGTTAACATATTTTCTTGATGGGGTTAGTAATAGCACTTTTTGGACGTATCTGCTCCCTACATCATCTCAATTTTAT GTCATTCCTGAATGTATCCTTCCAAAACACTATGATTATTCGTCAAATGATGTAATCTCTACTGTAGTTACAGAAAACAACACGTTTGACGTTCTCATTGAAACATCTGACGGAAAAGTAGGTTTTTCCGTTGGTATTGATGTAATTGTTAGTCAGTTACAGCTGAAGGATGGTTGTTTTCTattttttacaaaatcatttggtaattttttccatttaaaaGTTTGTGGGAAAAACGGTCTTGAAATGAATTTTCCGGATTTAGAGGTCGACGAGGTAAGTTACATATTTGTACGCCATTGA
- the LOC110896282 gene encoding uncharacterized protein LOC110896282, whose amino-acid sequence MREFFAYRIQDRHNKFSLILNARRLFQQFLVDAYTMIESEALNFIRFQQIKLRSDSLNSLKNVQEVGQSDLSHTGQPVILPSSFTGGSRYMMQNYLDAMALCRNYGYPDFFITITCNPKWPEIVRFIGDSSIKPEDRPDILCRLFKMKLDELITDLKQKKIFGDINAVVYTVEFQKRGLPHAHICLFMKADHKLPTVEHIDPFISAEIPDKNEDPELYSLVSDFMIHGPCGHANKKCPCMVGNRCSKNFPKKFLESTSIDSDGFPVYRRRDSGHTVVKKGVTLDNRSVVPYNKKLLKRYQAHINVEWCNQAGSIKYLFKYINKGPDRATVAVFDSDRGPDEEIPKDEIKEYYEARYVSACEASWRIFANEVHYRYPSVMRLPFHLPGQQNVVFSCDDDIEDVLHKPQVNSSIFLEWMKMNNSKPEARQLTYVQFPSKYVWKLKDRCWQPRQNYVVIGRIYSASPSLGEAYYLRILLTKVKGPRSFEEIRTYEGVVYPTFRDACYARGLLDDDNEYIECIKESSFTGNAHYLRSLFGTLLLSNTLSRPEVVWEKTWELMSEDILYNMRKDSGMSGFVVSDERLKNITLTKIEKFLLRNGSSLHRFSTMPYPDDDYLMTESNRLINEELSFDIDELRGEFNNLHNSLNEDQRAVYNEIMHAVRSGKGGVFFVYGYGGTVKTFLWKTLGASIRSTGQIVINVASSGIASLLLSRGRTAHSRFHIPINLNEDSVCHIKPNTEVANLLNQAKLIIWDEAPMVHKHAFEALDRTMKDVLSVFDSRNSELPFGGKAIVFGGDFRQILPAVQNGSRQDIVNASLCSSHIWSHCKVLKLTTNMRLSVGSSTSNIEEINQFGKWLLEIGEGNVGHSNDGDSHIELPDHLLITDENDPIQALIDFVYPSVLDRFKERHYFSERAILAPKNEVVHDINDRLLELFPGEEVEYLSSDSLCPTEDINDPLHQDLYNPDVLNSVKVSGLPNHRLVLKLGVPVMLLRNIDQQNGLCNGTRLQITRLGKRVIEAEILSGSNVGSRTYIPRISMIPSDKKIPFKFQRRQFPITVCFAMTINKSQGQSLSRVGLYLRDPVFSHGQLYVALSRVKTKDGVKVLIFDKDGRPTNKTANVVYKEVFGKL is encoded by the exons ATGAGGGAGTTTTTTGCTTATAGAATTCAAGATAGACATAACAAGTTTTCTCTAATTCTTAATGCAAGAAGGTTGTTTCAGCAGTTTTTAGTTGATGCCTACACAATGATTGAAAGTGAGGCTCTCAACTTCATACGTTTTCAGCAAATCAAACTGAGATCTGACTCACTTAACAGTCTTAAAAATGTTCAAGAGGTTGGTCAGAGTGATTTGAGTCATACCGGACAACCTGTTATATTACCGTCATCGTTTACTGGTGGTTCTCGATACATGATGCAAAACTATTTGGATGCTATGGCGTTATGTCGGAATTATGGGTATCCTGATTTCTTTATCACTATCACATGTAATCCGAAATGGCCTGAAATTGTTAGATTTATCGGTGACTCATCAATTAAGCCAGAAGACAGACCTGACATACTTTGTCGATTGTTTAAGATGAAACTCGATGAATTGATAACTGATTTgaagcaaaaaaaaatttttggtgaTATTAATGCAG tTGTTTACACAGTTGAGTTTCAAAAGCGTGGATTGCCACATGCACACATTTGCTTATTTATGAAAGCTGATCATAAGCTTCCTACGGTTGAACACATTGATCCATTTATCTCAGCTGAAATTCCGGATAAAAACGAGGATCCTGAGTTGTATTCTCTTGTGAGTGACTTTATGATTCATGGTCCTTGTGGACATGCCAACAAGAAATGTCCATGCATGGTTGGGAACCGTTGTTCTAAGAATTTTCCAAAGAAGTTTTTGGAATCCACTTCCATTGATTCTGATGGATTTCCCGTTTATAGGAGAAGAGATTCTGGTCACACGGTTGTGAAGAAGGGTGTTACTTTGGACAATAGGAGCGTAGTTCCATACAACAAAAAGCTTCTAAAAAGGTATCAGGCGCACATCAACGTCGAGTGGTGCAATCAGGCGGGTTCAATTAAgtatttgtttaaatatattaataaaggaCCTGATCGAGCCACGGTAGCTGTTTTTGATTCAGACAGGGGTCCAGATGAGGAGATCCCAAAAGATGAAATTAAAGAATATTACGAAGCTAGATATGTTTCCGCATGTGAAGCAAGCTGGAGAATATTTGCCAACGAGGTTCATTATAGGTATCCTTCTGTCATGAGATTACCTTTTCATCTACCAGGACAACAAAATGTTGTATTTAGTTGTGACGACGATATTGAGGATGTCTTACACAAACCTCAAGTAAATTCTTCGATTTTCTTAGAATGGATGAAGATGAACAATTCTAAGCCTGAAGCAAGACAACTTACATATGTTCAGTTTCCTTCAAAATATGTGTGGAAGTTAAAAGATCGTTGCTGGCAGCCACGTCAAAATTATGTTGTTATTGGGAGAATATATTCTGCGTCTCCTTCTCTTGGTGAGGCTTATTATCTAAGAATTCTTCTTACCAAGGTTAAAGGACCAAGGTCATTTGAAGAAATCAGAACATATGAAGGTGTTGTTTATCCTACTTTTAGGGATGCGTGTTATGCACGTGGCCTGTTAGATGATGACAATGAATATATCGAGTGTATTAAAGAATCCAGTTTCACTGGTAACGCTCATTATCTTCGTTCTTTGTTTGGAACACTACTTTTGTCTAATACTCTTTCAAGACCTGAAGTTGTTTGGGAGAAAACGTGGGAGCTAATGTCCGAGGACATTTTATACAATATGCGTAAAGATAGTGGCATGAGcg GATTCGTTGTATCAGATGAACGTTTAAAGAATATAACATTGACCAAGATCGAAAAATTTCTTCTTCGTAATGGATCCAGCTTGCACAGGTTCTCAACGATGCCTTATCCTGATGATGACTATCTAATGACCGAGAGCAACCGTTTGATAAACGAGGAGCTTTCGTTTGACATTGATGAACTTAGGGGTGAGTTCAATAATCTGCACAACTCTCTAAACGAAGATCAAAGAGCAGTGTATAATGAAATTATGCATGCTGTTAGAAGTGGAAAGGGGGGTGTGTTTTTTGTGTACGGTTATGGTGGTACGGTCAAGACTTTTTTGTGGAAAACTTTAGGTGCATCCATTAGATCCACTGGACAGATTGTTATTAATGTTGCTTCAAGTGGTATTGCATCTTTGTTGCTATCACGAGGTCGTACTGCCCATTCACGATTTCATATTCCTATTAATCTCAACGAAGATTCGGTCTGCCATATCAAGCCTAATACTGAAGTCGCTAATCTTCTAAACCAAGCCAAGTTGATTATTTGGGATGAGGCACCGATGGTACACAAACATGCTTTTGAGGCTCTTGATCGTACAATGAAGGATGTTTTGAGTGTATTTGATTCACGAAATTCAGAACTTCCATTTGGTGGAAAAGCTATTGTCTTTGGTGGTGACTTTAGACAAATCCTACCGGCTGTACAAAATGGAAGCAGGCAAGATATTGTAAACGCATCTTTATGTTCATCCCATATCTGGTCCCACTGCAAGGTGTTAAAGTTGACAACAAACATGCGTTTATCGGTAGGATCCAGTACCTCAAACATCGAGGAAATAAATCAATTTGGTAAATGGCTTTTAGAGATTGGCGAAGGCAATGTTGGTCATTCTAACGATGGTGATTCACATATTGAATTACCTGATCATCTTTTGATAACTGATGAGAATGATCCGATTCAGGCTTTGATTGACTTTGTATATCCTTCAGTTTTGGATCGTTTTAAAGAGCGTCACTACTTTTCTGAAAGAGCTATACTCGCTCCTAAGAATGAAGTTGTTCATGATATAAATGATCGTTTGCTTGAATTGTTTCCGGGTGAAGAGGTAGAGTATCTTAGCTCTGATAGTTTATGTCCTACTGAGGATATTAATGATCCGTTACATCAAGATTTATATAATCCAGATGTGTTAAATAGTGTGAAAGTTTCTGGATTACCAAATCATAGATTGGTATTGAAATTGGGTGTTCCGGTAATGCTTTTGAGGAATATTGACCAGCAAAACGGTTTGTGCAATGGTACGCGTCTTCAAATCACACGTCTTGGTAAACGTGTTATCGAGGCTGAGATATTATCTGGAAGTAATGTCGGTTCAAGAACTTACATCCCAAGAATTAGCATGATACCATCTGACAAAAAAATACCCTTCAAGTTTCAACGAAGGCAGTTTCCAATAACCGTATGTTTTGCGATGACTATTAACAAAAGTCAAGGACAATCTCTATCCAGAGTTGGTCTATACCTTAGAGATCCCGTGTTCTCACATGGTCAGCTTTATGTTGCTTTGTCGAGAGTAAAGACTAAGGATGGCGTTAAGGTTCTAATATTCGACAAAGATGGGAGACCAACAAACAAAACTGCAAACGTTGTTTACAAAGAAGTTTTTGGGAAATTGTAG
- the LOC110922530 gene encoding probable CCR4-associated factor 1 homolog 10 gives MSIVLPKSDSVQIREVWNDNLVEEFALIRQIVDDYPYIAMDTEFPGVVLRPLAHFKNINDYNYVTLKDNVDMLKLIQLGLTFSDEDGNLPTCGTDKPCIWQFNFREFNVNEDIFANDSIEMLKQCGIDFKKNSEMGIDANRFGELLMSSGVVLNDNICWVTFHSGYDFGYLLKLLTCKELPKSQTGFFDLIKIYFPIIYDIKHLMRFCNHLHGGLNKLAEILEVERIGVCHQAGSDSLLTSHAFKKLKEGYFNGNTEKYAGVLYGLGVEDGEK, from the coding sequence ATGTCTATTGTGTTGCCAAAAAGTGACTCTGTTCAGATTAGAGAGGTGTGGAATGATAATCTTGTGGAAGAGTTTGCTTTGATTAGACAGATTGTTGATGATTACCCTTATATCGCAATGGATACCGAGTTTCCGGGTGTTGTTCTTCGTCCATTGGCACACTTCAAGAATATTAATGACTATAATTATGTGACTTTGAAGGATAATGTTGATATGTTGAAGTTGATTCAGTTGGGTCTCACTTTTTCTGATGAGGATGGGAATTTACCGACTTGCGGCACCGATAAGCCGTGCATTTGGCAGTTTAATTTCCGCGAGTTTAATGTTAATGAAGATATCTTTGCGAATGATTCGATTGAGATGTTGAAGCAGTGTGGGATTGATTTTAAGAAGAATAGTGAGATGGGTATTGATGCGAATCGGTTTGGGGAGCTTTTGATGTCTTCTGGTGTCGTGTTGAATGATAATATCTGTTGGGTTACTTTTCATAGCGGGTATGATTTCGGGTACTTGCTTAAGTTGTTGACTTGTAAAGAATTGCCTAAATCGCAAACAGGGTTCTTTGATCTGATCAAGATTTATTTTCCGATTATTTATGATATCAAACATTTGATGAGGTTCTGTAACCATCTTCATGGTGGACTGAACAAGCTTGCGGAGATCTTGGAAGTTGAAAGGATCGGTGTTTGTCATCAGGCAGGGTCGGATAGTTTGCTTACTTCTCATGCGTTTAAGAAGTTGAAAGAAGGTTACTTTAATGGGAACACGGAGAAGTATGCTGGCGTGTTGTACGGTTTAGGGGTTGAAGATGGTGAAAAATAA